The region GAAGAACGCTGGCTGTTTGACGCAATTCTTGACAGCCGCAAAAAAGGTGGCCTACAATCCCTAATTAAATGGAAGTACTACCCAGCAAGCTGGCAGCCAGCGAAGGATCTTGAGGGCCAAGACGAGGTCCTGCTCCGATACCACGCCGCAAACCCGAACAAGCCTGGACCACCGCGATGGGTAAAGGCCCCCAAGCATATGCGCAGCATAGACTTtgttttttcttttctgGGACTATTGGAGACCAATGGTCGTTTAGAAGGGGGGTACTGTCACAGCACCAACTCGGCGCTCTGTAGGTCACGTGCCCCCATCCCTATCTTGGCCTAGCGCCTGCTACCCTACGGTACATATCCTCCCCGTGCTCTTGTACATAGACCTTTACACTACAACTACGTTCTTACCTTGCGACTACTGTTTGGCCCCGTGATAAATAGTTTGtagctgtctgtgctggtttAGTTTCTTTGAGCGTTGGAGATTAGTTGATTAAATCCGAgttattgcctttgcaattgGATGGGTGTTGGCTAGCAGGTTTGCTCTGCTTGCGTAGTTCCGGATAGTTGAGTTAAGCCTAATTGTTGGTGGTAGTAGGCTCGCTTCGAGGCTTGTAGGGACTGTTGGTGCTGTTCTAAAGACTCCTAGTGTTTTTCGGCAGGCTAGGTTGTGTAATGACTGTAGTATCTTTGTAGCGTAGGGTTAGTTTTgccagtatatttgtgctCCGTATTCTAACACGCTAGTTACACATGCTAAGTATAATTGTCTAATAGCGTGTGTTGTTAGGCCGAGTTCAATGTTTGCTAGTCTTCCTAGCCTGTagaaagcttgtctggcTTGGCTTACACGTACAGACACATGTGATTTGAATGATAGACGGTTGTCTAGATAGATACCTAGCCACTTCACAGTGTCTTTGTGTTCTACCCGGTCGTTATTTGGGAGTATTAGGGCTCTAtctatcctctccttcttagTGTTGAGCATGTAGATTCTTGAGTAGGAGCTCCTGTTTGTAGTGGGCCTGTCCGTTCATCTCTTGTACTCCGTCATTTGTTCTGTTTTTTATATTTTcttgatttctgtgcctaagtaggctagaCTGGCTGTGGTAGGTGTTGTTAGgctctctttagctgctgcctttgcTAGCGTATCagctttttcgttgcccttgacgtTCTTGTGCCCAGGGGCCCATTGATTTGTCACTAATATTATAGTAGCGGAGCATATCTCTATGTAAATACTAGCCGCATCGTTCACGACGTCGTTCACATGAGAAACAGAGACGCGACAGCAAACCTATCAAGCCTAAACTATTTTTATAGCCACGTTATTGATAGCTTAGCTATACCGTGTAGTAAGGGATATCTCATGCAATTCGGACCCGATAGCGCACAGTTGTACCCAGGCTTTGATTCCAATAAAACGATACTAGGTAGCAGTCGAGCCGACAACACGGGTATCTACTATCGTTTTGCCATTCCTAATTCTTGTTTCTCGGCAGACCTATTCAAGACTTTcgtcagataatagcactgttgaagatgagagcgtacagacgccGGGTCAGACTAGTGCGACCCGACACTTGTGAGAGCCAATCAGATCACAGGTGTCGGGTCGCACTAGTCTGACCCggcgtctgtacgctctcatcttcgtcaatgctattatctgacaccTAGATTGAAGACCTGGTAGCCTGTTACGACAGCTGCCATGACTTTTCCAACACCTAGTCTGGAGCCGCCCAGTGCTATCCTAGCTGCTGAAGCCCAGCGCTGACATCATGAGCCATGCCCACAATATCTCTACAATCAAACCCAGAAAACATTCCTTAGGTCCCTGTTCGCTGTTGGCCTAGACAGCACTTCACACACTTTACGTGCTTATACCCCAGTTTCAGTTAGCGCGCCAATATGGGTATTTGCTAGATTAGCCCTTCTTTGGATTGCTTTGCTATGTCAGCCCCTTCTGCATTACTCGAAATCTGCATAACGTCTGATATCGAAAAGGTTAGCCTACTAACTAGCCGTGCATTGGTTTTCGTAAGTTGATCTTTACTTAGTGTACGGCTTATTCAGGCCGAGTTGGCCAAGTTAGCCGCCTTCGCTTCTGCACCTAACAAATGAACGTCTAAACGGTCGCTTGCGGAGTCTACCCATGAGGTCGGCTAGTGTACCTTAGCCGACCCTAGTTGCCGGCAACGATTCCGCGCCATTATCGGTCCGTTCTTGCTTCTTTAACCCACTGTACGTCGAGCAACAGGCCTAAATAGAAACCTACGCAATCCTGTAACGGTTTAGGCCTTGCCAAGATCCACTTGagtgagagttgggtacggctatcgctaccacactttatcatcacacacacctacatagctgcagttcctccatagctgcacaatgcaacgcagtcctcctctcctcaccCCGTTACAAATTTCACTAACTTGGTACCGTGGCGGTACCTTTATCTCGTGCTTAGGCTTGAATGACGCGGCCTGCTAGGATAGCAGCGCTAGTAGTTGCTTGCAATTGTCCGGGGATTTGCACGGCAGCCTCTAGCGGTTTGCCATACCTAATCTACCCCTGATCGGGAAAACCAATACAACAGAGTTTGCGGGGGTTAAGCCATCTAGAGGCTGGCATTGGACAGTCGTGCTGTAACACAAGAACCATAGCATGTATTAAAGAATCCTGAAGCTTTGACTGCGTAGCGGCAATGGCGGCAACATGATCAACCATCTTATCAACTCACTGAAAACGCCAGGCTATTTTGGTTAACTACTGCTGCTATAGGAGTAGGCTTGCAGGTTGTGGATGTAAGGGGCTACGTTCAAGGAGCAATCGCACAGGTACACTGCAGTTGTATTGACAGAGAGCTAAGCTCTAGGCTACGTAGCTATCTATATACCTAAGAGTTTGGGACGGAGAAACAATATTGCGATCGTCTGATCCGCAATCAAGCTGGGAACGAAGAAACCGAGGTTATCAACGAGGTTTAGAAGGGGAAGGGGCCCTAGCCCATCACAGTGGAATGCGTAGAAACATATTACGACAGCAAGTGGATATGTCGTATTAGACGCATCTGGGCGGTGTCTAAGTGAGCCTGTAACGGAGACATCCATGCATGCAGGGGCTTGCTCAGTTCCCCAGTTTCCAAACGGCTGCGTCGGAAGCCTGCAAGTAGAAGCAGGGGTCACACCCGATTCACCCAGAGTCTTCTTCAAGGGGTCTGCTTCAGTACATCACATTAGCGCCTCAACTGTACAGCCGCAATGCAGCCGTAATGTAGCCAAGCAACTGACCCCTCATCTAGCCACCCCACGGTATTTTCCATCCTGTGCCTTGATGCAGACTGTGTCAATAGCCGCCTCGTAGTTCATTCCACAAAGGTAGCTGGGTCACTCGGCGTGACGTGGCGTTCATCCCTGTATAACGAAACCCCTGTGTGCCGAAAATAACCAATTGAATTACACAGACAACAGAAAAGTCACCGCCCCTTGTGATCTGATTGGTCGTTTTCGGCACGGAGGGTTTTTCGGCACACGGGGTCTTTCGGCACACAGGGATAGATATTACTCTCGAGTCTTCTCCTATAGAACCAAGTCGGGCTATTTCGTCATAGCCTTCGATTGCTGCTCACAGAATTAGTGCTATGTACAAGGTCCTCACTTCTGCGGATTGCGGATGTAACTCAGCCCTTCTACGTAGATGTTTCACTCTAATGTATGTCTAGGGGCAACATTCCTAAGCCAACCAAGCTCGAAGCAATACACAATTCAAAACTAAAATATTAGGTGCTTGTTCGACTTTTGTTAATGATAGTGCAGCCTTTTTAGGATGTTTATCGTTATGGGCTCTTAAGCAGATATTTCTCGTCCAAAGCACACACGCAGGAGAGGCGCATGTAAGGAATGTTGCTCAAGGAAGATCCGATGTGCGTTATACGGCCTAGCACCGTCCTCTACGGTACCGCTGGTAGAAAAGGCTTGTGGTGGCCGACGCTGCGGCAACTGCGGAGAGGCTGGCTATCAGAGATGgcaacaatcaagccaagCTGAGGATAGAAGCTGGCTTGATCGGCTTGATCGGCTTGATTTGTAGGGGGTTCGAGCCTAGGGGAGCTCGGATTAGGCCTAGTTGCTTTCTTTTCGCTATTTTTAGCTCTGTTTTGCTGGGGTAACTAACACCTCACGCTATCCTATCTTTTGTAACCTCATACTCCACCTAATAGCTACTAAAAGTACTTAATATTGCTGCAATTTTTTGCTCctatcgtcgtcgtcgtcgtacTGTCACCACCATGCCGCCAAAAAAACGCGCCGCTGACCACGCTGCTGCCCCAAAAAAGCGCGCCAAACCTACCGCCCGCGGTACTGCCAGCCAGCCTATTTCAGTCGATAGTCAGCCATTGCAACTATCGCAGGCAACTCTTAGAGAGACCTCCCAGGCTTTAACTTTTGAGTCGCAACTACGCGAATCGCGCGACGAAGACGCTATCGCCGCGCCTGTGGATAGTAGCGAAGCCGCCACCGTAGCGTCCACGGTGGCGCCTACTGTAGATGATAGTGCTGAAGATCAAGCTTTTGAATCGTGGCTCGACGAAGACTTTAAGGGCATTGATTGGAGTCGTTTACTGCAGTATATGAAGCCGCTGTCGTCGCTGCGAGGTAAGAAAAGCTGGGTTTACAGCTATGGCTACCGCGTCGCCCTCCGCAGCGACCCTAATCGTATATACTTTGTGTGCCAGTACTGCCATGAACACAAGTTTATAgacgctggccgtggtggtgTCTTCGAGACATCGTGTGCGGTGTCAGCAGCAGCACGCCACCTAGAGGAGAGGAAGACTGGCCATAGTCACAGAGCGCCTGGTAAGCCAGCTGTTGTCGAGCGTGAGAGCTTCATACAGCGTGTATTTACAGACGGCAAGATTAAGGTGTCGCAGGGGGTTGCGAACGAGCTCTCTGGCTTTAATACGCACCGCTTTAGGCTTGCTGTAGTAAGCTGGCTTGTCGATAACAACCACCCGCTCTCTGAGTTTGAGACGCCCGCGTTTCGAAAGATGATAGCTTTAGCTAACCTAGAGGCCGAAGCAGCACTCTAGGCGTCCCGTCATAGCGTCTCGCGGTACGTTCTGCGACTCTACGGTTACCTAAAGCCGCGCGTTACTAAGGAGCTATCGCAGTCAATAAGCAAgatccatataagctttgacggctggacaacaaagggCGGCAAGCGCGGGTTCTTAGGTGTCGTCGCGCACTACGTCGACAGCAGTGGCGACTTAAAGGACTTGCCTATCGCGCTGTCTCAGCTAACAGGCGCTCATAGCGGCGAGAGTATAGCTGAAGTCGTCAGCAAGACGCTGGATAGGTTTGGCATCAACCCACAGTCCGTCGGCTACttcgtgcttgataacgcgAGCAACAACGACTCTACCGTCGCTGCAATGGCGTGTAAGATAGGCTTTGACGCCGTCCAACGTCGCCTCCGTCgcggccctcacacgctCAACCTTGTCGGCCAGACGCTTATCTGGGGCAAAGACAGCGACGCCTTCGACAATGATGTACGTGAGGTCGGCGATGAGAGCGACTTTATGAGCGAGTGGAGAAAGGCTGGCCTATTGGGCGTGGTGCTCAGCgttatcaactacatcaaaacgccgcaacagtacgCGCTCTTTGAGCAGTATCAGCGCCTTGCTCACAAGGAGCTGCCAGCTGACGCTTCAGCCGAAGAGCGCAAGGTGCTGGAGCCTGCTAAGCCTGTAGTCACACGCTGGAAATCGTACTACGCCTGCTTTGAGCGCGCTGTGAAACTGCAGTCCGCTGTCAACGCTTACGCGACTTACTATATACGGCGAGTGCGAGATGAGGATACGTACGCTGAAAGCCGCGGAAACAGGCTGCCTGAGGCGCAACCTTGGATGCGATTAGACGGCCTCACGGCTGCTGACTGTGCGGTGATTACAGAGTACATGGACGTGCTGAAGCCACTTAAGCTTACTGCAAAGCGCCTTGAAGGACGTAGCGACAGCGGACGCTTTGGTGCTATTGCTGAGGTTATCCTAGTGTTCGAACACCTGCTCTTTTACTACGAGCAGCGCGTTAAAGTGTACGAGGCAGTCAACTACAATGCGCACGACGAGGCGCCCGAGGACCATCTTGCGATCAACCTACGCGCGGCCTGGGCGAAGGCCAACGAGTACTACACCAAGCTAGACGACTCGCCAGCGTACTACGCCGCTACAATACTCCATCCATACTACAAACACTACTGCGACAAGGCATGGGTTGAGAAGCCTACCTGGCTCGAGGCTAGTAACCGCAGCTTTCGTGTGCTCTGGGCGCAGTACAACACCTTGCCGCGCGTCGTAAGGCCGCTAAGGGTGATCACCAACGACCTAGACGACGCGATCGACAGTATCATGAACCCCAGCGCTGGTGACAACATTAATACAGAGGAGGACGAGTTCGCAAGGTGGAAGCGCAGCGAGCCGTGCGCTGAGAGAGGTACAGAATACGCAAACAACCCTATTAAGTACTGGATAACGCTGCGTGATCGCTATCCCAGCCTCAGCAAGCTTGCGCTTGACGTACTCTCTGTCCCAGCGTCgagctgtgagtgtgagcgcaTGTTCAGTGAGCTGGGCGACCTCTTGGAGCCGCGCCGACGCGGTatacaacctcagctttTGGCAGCTATACAATGTGTAAGACGGTGGCAAAGAACTGGCTTTGGTAGCGTAACTGCACCTAAAACAGGCCTCACGGAGGAGCAGATGGACGCGTTGTATGAGTGGAGCAGTTGGGATGACGGAACTTAACACTATGTATAActgttgcggtttgtgaggcaagggtattgcgcatgtcacgtgtgtTGTCCTGGCactcctccctcccctccataAGCACCTTCTCCCCTTACCAGCATCAGggatacgtcatgtaaatagaccctgattatggctacatataaggtggcAATGACAGCACAACAGAACGACAATCACAGATACACTTCATACCTTGATTACTGCTTCGCACGGTTACACCTTGATTTATTGCATTGACTACTGCAACAATAACTATTGTATAGGCAATCAAGCTCATTAATCCAGCTTCAAGCCAAGCCGACTATTTTGACCTATCAAGCCTATCAAGCCAAGCttacaacaccaaaaacctCAACAAGCCAAGCTCACGGCCACGGCTGGCTTGGCTGGCTTGTTGCCATCTCTGCTGGCTATAACGTAGGGAGCTGCACGCAGGCTCTAAACGAGTCGTCAGAGTTAGAGGCAAGTACGCAGTTTATTATGTCACATACTGCAGAGGAGTAGGGAGAACGGGGGATGATGTAGTTGCATGCGAGATGATGGGTGTTCATGGTCTTGGCAGTTTTTCGCCGGTTCACTTAGTTTGGCTGGATCACTAGTAGGTTTACGTTACCAGAAAACCATCCCAGTCAGCTACCTCTCATGCTAGTAGCGATTTCATAAGGCTTTGAATGTGTGGCCTTAGACCTAGTTGTGATATTCTGA is a window of Pyrenophora tritici-repentis strain M4 chromosome 2, whole genome shotgun sequence DNA encoding:
- a CDS encoding Dimer-Tnp-hAT domain containing protein; this translates as MPPKKRAADHAAAPKKRAKPTARGTASQPISVDSQPLQLSQATLRETSQALTFESQLRESRDEDAIAAPVDSSEAATVASTVAPTVDDSAEDQAFESWLDEDFKGIDWSRLLQYMKPLSSLRGKKSWVYSYGYRVALRSDPNRIYFVCQYCHEHKFIDAGRGGVFETSCAVSAAARHLEERKTGHSHRAPGKPAVVERESFIQRVFTDGKIKVSQGVANELSGFNTHRFRLAVVSWLVDNNHPLSDVSRYVLRLYGYLKPRVTKELSQSISKIHISFDGWTTKGGKRGFLGVVAHYVDSSGDLKDLPIALSQLTGAHSGESIAEVVSKTLDRFGINPQSVGYFVLDNASNNDSTVAAMACKIGFDAVQRRLRRGPHTLNLVGQTLIWGKDSDAFDNDVREVGDESDFMSEWRKAGLLGVVLSVINYIKTPQQYALFEQYQRLAHKELPADASAEERKVLEPAKPVVTRWKSYYACFERAVKLQSAVNAYATYYIRRVRDEDTYAESRGNRLPEAQPWMRLDGLTAADCAVITEYMDVLKPLKLTAKRLEGRSDSGRFGAIAEVILVFEHLLFYYEQRVKVYEAVNYNAHDEAPEDHLAINLRAAWAKANEYYTKLDDSPAYYAATILHPYYKHYCDKAWVEKPTWLEASNRSFRVLWAQYNTLPRVVRPLRVITNDLDDAIDSIMNPSAGDNINTEEDEFARWKRSEPCAERGTEYANNPIKYWITLRDRYPSLSKLALDVLSVPASSCECERMFSELGDLLEPRRRGIQPQLLAAIQCVRRWQRTGFGSVTAPKTGLTEEQMDALYEWSSWDDGT